In the Loxodonta africana isolate mLoxAfr1 chromosome 1, mLoxAfr1.hap2, whole genome shotgun sequence genome, one interval contains:
- the GTF3C6 gene encoding general transcription factor 3C polypeptide 6 isoform X5 → MAAAEDRRCEEWEEEEEQLVLVELSGIIDSDFLSKCENKCKILGIDTERPIMQVDNYVFAGEYEDTLGTCVIFEEDVEEHVDAEGNNKTVLKYKCHTMKKLSMTRTLLTEKKEGEENIGGVEWLQIKDNDSSNRPNMICSFLHENEDEEVVAQAPDKPLELKEQEIQMKDNSDLSYEQGKPLHLEIEDSGPLIEIPSFDTEGFDFMETQDADLEATPR, encoded by the exons ATGGCGGCGGCAGAGGACCGGAGATGCGAGGAGTGGGAAGAGGAAGAA gaGCAGTTGGTTTTGGTGGAACTGTCAGGAATTATTGATTCAGACTTTCTctcaaaatgtgaaaataaatgcAAGATTTTG GGAATTGACACTGAGAGGCCTATTATGCAAGTGGACAACTATGTCTTTGCTGGGGAGTATGAAG ATACTCTTGGGACCTGTGTTATATTTGAAGAAGATGTGGAGGAACATG TGGATGCAGAAGGCAATAATAAAACAGTGCTAAAATACAAATGCCATACAATGAAGAAGCTCAGCATGACAAGAACTCTTCtgacagaaaagaaggaaggagaagaaaacaTAG GTGGCGTGGAGTGGCTGCAAATCAAGGATAATGATTCTTCCAATAGACCCAACATGATCTGCAGCTTTCTTCATGAAAATGAAGATGAAGAAGTTGTAGCTCAGGCCCCAGATAAACCTCTCGAGTTGAAGGAGCAAGAAATTCAAATGAAAGATAATTCAGACCTGAGTTATGAACAGGGGAAACCACTGCACTTGGAAATAGAAGATTCTGGTCCTCTTATTGAGATCCCTTCTTTTGATACAGAAGGTTTTGATTTTATGGAAACTCAAGATGCTGACTTAGAAGCCACTCCTAGATGA
- the GTF3C6 gene encoding general transcription factor 3C polypeptide 6 isoform X1, protein MRGVGRGRSKCYAESLAGGRGDGSAGSSWFWWNCQELLIQTFSQNVKINARFCSVHHRSTEGLREQIGECLIRLECLNLWLERKDLEEGIDTERPIMQVDNYVFAGEYEDTLGTCVIFEEDVEEHVDAEGNNKTVLKYKCHTMKKLSMTRTLLTEKKEGEENIGGVEWLQIKDNDSSNRPNMICSFLHENEDEEVVAQAPDKPLELKEQEIQMKDNSDLSYEQGKPLHLEIEDSGPLIEIPSFDTEGFDFMETQDADLEATPR, encoded by the exons ATGCGAGGAGTGGGAAGAGGAAGAAGTAAGTGCTACGCCGAAAGCCTAGCTGGCGGTCGCGGTGATGGCTCTGCAGG gaGCAGTTGGTTTTGGTGGAACTGTCAGGAATTATTGATTCAGACTTTCTctcaaaatgtgaaaataaatgcAAGATTTTG CAGTGTACATCACAGAAGTACAGAGGGACTGCGGGAACAGATAGGAGAATGCTTAATTCGGCTTGAGTGTTTGAATTTGTGGCTGGAGAGAAAAGATTTGGAGGAG GGAATTGACACTGAGAGGCCTATTATGCAAGTGGACAACTATGTCTTTGCTGGGGAGTATGAAG ATACTCTTGGGACCTGTGTTATATTTGAAGAAGATGTGGAGGAACATG TGGATGCAGAAGGCAATAATAAAACAGTGCTAAAATACAAATGCCATACAATGAAGAAGCTCAGCATGACAAGAACTCTTCtgacagaaaagaaggaaggagaagaaaacaTAG GTGGCGTGGAGTGGCTGCAAATCAAGGATAATGATTCTTCCAATAGACCCAACATGATCTGCAGCTTTCTTCATGAAAATGAAGATGAAGAAGTTGTAGCTCAGGCCCCAGATAAACCTCTCGAGTTGAAGGAGCAAGAAATTCAAATGAAAGATAATTCAGACCTGAGTTATGAACAGGGGAAACCACTGCACTTGGAAATAGAAGATTCTGGTCCTCTTATTGAGATCCCTTCTTTTGATACAGAAGGTTTTGATTTTATGGAAACTCAAGATGCTGACTTAGAAGCCACTCCTAGATGA
- the GTF3C6 gene encoding general transcription factor 3C polypeptide 6 isoform X2 — MRGVGRGRSKCYAESLAGGRGDGSAGSSWFWWNCQELLIQTFSQNVKINARFCVHHRSTEGLREQIGECLIRLECLNLWLERKDLEEGIDTERPIMQVDNYVFAGEYEDTLGTCVIFEEDVEEHVDAEGNNKTVLKYKCHTMKKLSMTRTLLTEKKEGEENIGGVEWLQIKDNDSSNRPNMICSFLHENEDEEVVAQAPDKPLELKEQEIQMKDNSDLSYEQGKPLHLEIEDSGPLIEIPSFDTEGFDFMETQDADLEATPR; from the exons ATGCGAGGAGTGGGAAGAGGAAGAAGTAAGTGCTACGCCGAAAGCCTAGCTGGCGGTCGCGGTGATGGCTCTGCAGG gaGCAGTTGGTTTTGGTGGAACTGTCAGGAATTATTGATTCAGACTTTCTctcaaaatgtgaaaataaatgcAAGATTTTG TGTACATCACAGAAGTACAGAGGGACTGCGGGAACAGATAGGAGAATGCTTAATTCGGCTTGAGTGTTTGAATTTGTGGCTGGAGAGAAAAGATTTGGAGGAG GGAATTGACACTGAGAGGCCTATTATGCAAGTGGACAACTATGTCTTTGCTGGGGAGTATGAAG ATACTCTTGGGACCTGTGTTATATTTGAAGAAGATGTGGAGGAACATG TGGATGCAGAAGGCAATAATAAAACAGTGCTAAAATACAAATGCCATACAATGAAGAAGCTCAGCATGACAAGAACTCTTCtgacagaaaagaaggaaggagaagaaaacaTAG GTGGCGTGGAGTGGCTGCAAATCAAGGATAATGATTCTTCCAATAGACCCAACATGATCTGCAGCTTTCTTCATGAAAATGAAGATGAAGAAGTTGTAGCTCAGGCCCCAGATAAACCTCTCGAGTTGAAGGAGCAAGAAATTCAAATGAAAGATAATTCAGACCTGAGTTATGAACAGGGGAAACCACTGCACTTGGAAATAGAAGATTCTGGTCCTCTTATTGAGATCCCTTCTTTTGATACAGAAGGTTTTGATTTTATGGAAACTCAAGATGCTGACTTAGAAGCCACTCCTAGATGA
- the GTF3C6 gene encoding general transcription factor 3C polypeptide 6 isoform X4, giving the protein MRGVGRGRSKCYAESLAGGRGDGSAGSSWFWWNCQELLIQTFSQNVKINARFCSVHHRSTEGLREQIGECLIRLECLNLWLERKDLEEGIDTERPIMQVDNYVFAGEYEDTLGTCVIFEEDVEEHGGVEWLQIKDNDSSNRPNMICSFLHENEDEEVVAQAPDKPLELKEQEIQMKDNSDLSYEQGKPLHLEIEDSGPLIEIPSFDTEGFDFMETQDADLEATPR; this is encoded by the exons ATGCGAGGAGTGGGAAGAGGAAGAAGTAAGTGCTACGCCGAAAGCCTAGCTGGCGGTCGCGGTGATGGCTCTGCAGG gaGCAGTTGGTTTTGGTGGAACTGTCAGGAATTATTGATTCAGACTTTCTctcaaaatgtgaaaataaatgcAAGATTTTG CAGTGTACATCACAGAAGTACAGAGGGACTGCGGGAACAGATAGGAGAATGCTTAATTCGGCTTGAGTGTTTGAATTTGTGGCTGGAGAGAAAAGATTTGGAGGAG GGAATTGACACTGAGAGGCCTATTATGCAAGTGGACAACTATGTCTTTGCTGGGGAGTATGAAG ATACTCTTGGGACCTGTGTTATATTTGAAGAAGATGTGGAGGAACATG GTGGCGTGGAGTGGCTGCAAATCAAGGATAATGATTCTTCCAATAGACCCAACATGATCTGCAGCTTTCTTCATGAAAATGAAGATGAAGAAGTTGTAGCTCAGGCCCCAGATAAACCTCTCGAGTTGAAGGAGCAAGAAATTCAAATGAAAGATAATTCAGACCTGAGTTATGAACAGGGGAAACCACTGCACTTGGAAATAGAAGATTCTGGTCCTCTTATTGAGATCCCTTCTTTTGATACAGAAGGTTTTGATTTTATGGAAACTCAAGATGCTGACTTAGAAGCCACTCCTAGATGA
- the GTF3C6 gene encoding general transcription factor 3C polypeptide 6 isoform X3, with the protein MRGVGRGRSKCYAESLAGGRGDGSAGSSWFWWNCQELLIQTFSQNVKINARFWELTLRGLLCKWTTMSLLGSMKLPSNFSADTLGTCVIFEEDVEEHVDAEGNNKTVLKYKCHTMKKLSMTRTLLTEKKEGEENIGGVEWLQIKDNDSSNRPNMICSFLHENEDEEVVAQAPDKPLELKEQEIQMKDNSDLSYEQGKPLHLEIEDSGPLIEIPSFDTEGFDFMETQDADLEATPR; encoded by the exons ATGCGAGGAGTGGGAAGAGGAAGAAGTAAGTGCTACGCCGAAAGCCTAGCTGGCGGTCGCGGTGATGGCTCTGCAGG gaGCAGTTGGTTTTGGTGGAACTGTCAGGAATTATTGATTCAGACTTTCTctcaaaatgtgaaaataaatgcAAGATTTTG GGAATTGACACTGAGAGGCCTATTATGCAAGTGGACAACTATGTCTTTGCTGGGGAGTATGAAG TTGCCTTCAAATTTCTCTGCAGATACTCTTGGGACCTGTGTTATATTTGAAGAAGATGTGGAGGAACATG TGGATGCAGAAGGCAATAATAAAACAGTGCTAAAATACAAATGCCATACAATGAAGAAGCTCAGCATGACAAGAACTCTTCtgacagaaaagaaggaaggagaagaaaacaTAG GTGGCGTGGAGTGGCTGCAAATCAAGGATAATGATTCTTCCAATAGACCCAACATGATCTGCAGCTTTCTTCATGAAAATGAAGATGAAGAAGTTGTAGCTCAGGCCCCAGATAAACCTCTCGAGTTGAAGGAGCAAGAAATTCAAATGAAAGATAATTCAGACCTGAGTTATGAACAGGGGAAACCACTGCACTTGGAAATAGAAGATTCTGGTCCTCTTATTGAGATCCCTTCTTTTGATACAGAAGGTTTTGATTTTATGGAAACTCAAGATGCTGACTTAGAAGCCACTCCTAGATGA
- the GTF3C6 gene encoding general transcription factor 3C polypeptide 6 isoform X6 encodes MRGVGRGRSKCYAESLAGGRGDGSAGSSWFWWNCQELLIQTFSQNVKINARFWELTLRGLLCKWTTMSLLGSMKLPSNFSADTLGTCVIFEEDVEEHGGVEWLQIKDNDSSNRPNMICSFLHENEDEEVVAQAPDKPLELKEQEIQMKDNSDLSYEQGKPLHLEIEDSGPLIEIPSFDTEGFDFMETQDADLEATPR; translated from the exons ATGCGAGGAGTGGGAAGAGGAAGAAGTAAGTGCTACGCCGAAAGCCTAGCTGGCGGTCGCGGTGATGGCTCTGCAGG gaGCAGTTGGTTTTGGTGGAACTGTCAGGAATTATTGATTCAGACTTTCTctcaaaatgtgaaaataaatgcAAGATTTTG GGAATTGACACTGAGAGGCCTATTATGCAAGTGGACAACTATGTCTTTGCTGGGGAGTATGAAG TTGCCTTCAAATTTCTCTGCAGATACTCTTGGGACCTGTGTTATATTTGAAGAAGATGTGGAGGAACATG GTGGCGTGGAGTGGCTGCAAATCAAGGATAATGATTCTTCCAATAGACCCAACATGATCTGCAGCTTTCTTCATGAAAATGAAGATGAAGAAGTTGTAGCTCAGGCCCCAGATAAACCTCTCGAGTTGAAGGAGCAAGAAATTCAAATGAAAGATAATTCAGACCTGAGTTATGAACAGGGGAAACCACTGCACTTGGAAATAGAAGATTCTGGTCCTCTTATTGAGATCCCTTCTTTTGATACAGAAGGTTTTGATTTTATGGAAACTCAAGATGCTGACTTAGAAGCCACTCCTAGATGA
- the GTF3C6 gene encoding general transcription factor 3C polypeptide 6 isoform X7 gives MQDFENAALLFLNKLPSNFSADTLGTCVIFEEDVEEHVDAEGNNKTVLKYKCHTMKKLSMTRTLLTEKKEGEENIGGVEWLQIKDNDSSNRPNMICSFLHENEDEEVVAQAPDKPLELKEQEIQMKDNSDLSYEQGKPLHLEIEDSGPLIEIPSFDTEGFDFMETQDADLEATPR, from the exons atgcAAGATTTTG AGAATGCAGCTTTGTTATTTCTGAACAAGTTGCCTTCAAATTTCTCTGCAGATACTCTTGGGACCTGTGTTATATTTGAAGAAGATGTGGAGGAACATG TGGATGCAGAAGGCAATAATAAAACAGTGCTAAAATACAAATGCCATACAATGAAGAAGCTCAGCATGACAAGAACTCTTCtgacagaaaagaaggaaggagaagaaaacaTAG GTGGCGTGGAGTGGCTGCAAATCAAGGATAATGATTCTTCCAATAGACCCAACATGATCTGCAGCTTTCTTCATGAAAATGAAGATGAAGAAGTTGTAGCTCAGGCCCCAGATAAACCTCTCGAGTTGAAGGAGCAAGAAATTCAAATGAAAGATAATTCAGACCTGAGTTATGAACAGGGGAAACCACTGCACTTGGAAATAGAAGATTCTGGTCCTCTTATTGAGATCCCTTCTTTTGATACAGAAGGTTTTGATTTTATGGAAACTCAAGATGCTGACTTAGAAGCCACTCCTAGATGA